In Deinococcus detaillensis, one DNA window encodes the following:
- a CDS encoding metalloenzyme domain protein, protein MSGVIWLALDGVGHPEDAPSGSVWEQDLPTLRPIIDAGLALDTTLGVAGLPQSGTGQSCWLTGQDAVRRMGKGGAGEHFGPHPGPTLQALLRESALPVRLKQAGLSAALLNFYPQGYFAAHAKRPRYGCFPFSFLAAGLALNPPDLPSISPTLGLRYGSPWTATQTLSELAHAGEEVARAAQHRDLLVLDLWLSDLLGHEGKPDAPPELGAAGRRYMQHLDAFLGGVLGAGGRAVISSDHGNFEDLRVKSHTTARVPFAGSGVDLGRPRDIMQAGAVMAGWFGLLERVGG, encoded by the coding sequence ATGAGCGGCGTCATCTGGCTGGCTTTAGACGGCGTGGGCCACCCCGAAGACGCGCCGAGCGGCTCGGTCTGGGAACAAGACTTACCCACCCTGCGCCCCATCATTGACGCTGGGCTCGCGCTCGACACCACTTTAGGCGTCGCGGGCCTGCCACAGTCCGGCACCGGCCAGAGCTGCTGGCTGACCGGACAAGACGCGGTGCGGCGGATGGGCAAAGGCGGCGCGGGCGAACACTTCGGGCCCCACCCCGGCCCCACCCTGCAAGCCCTCCTGCGTGAGTCGGCGCTGCCGGTACGCTTAAAGCAGGCGGGCCTGAGCGCGGCGCTGCTCAACTTTTATCCGCAAGGTTACTTTGCCGCTCACGCCAAACGCCCCCGCTACGGCTGTTTTCCGTTCAGCTTTTTGGCGGCAGGCTTGGCCCTCAATCCGCCCGACTTGCCCAGCATTTCCCCGACCTTGGGCCTGCGTTACGGCTCACCGTGGACAGCCACGCAGACCTTGAGCGAGTTGGCTCACGCGGGCGAAGAAGTGGCGCGGGCAGCCCAGCACCGCGATTTATTGGTGCTGGATTTGTGGCTCAGCGACCTGCTCGGCCACGAAGGCAAACCGGACGCGCCGCCGGAACTGGGCGCGGCGGGTCGGCGCTACATGCAGCACCTCGACGCTTTTTTGGGCGGCGTCCTCGGCGCAGGCGGGCGGGCCGTCATCAGCAGCGATCACGGCAACTTTGAAGATTTGCGCGTCAAGTCGCATACCACCGCGCGGGTGCCGTTTGCGGGCAGCGGCGTGGACTTGGGCCGTCCCCGCGACATCATGCAGGCGGGAGCAGTGATGGCCGGTTGGTTCGGGCTGCTTGAGCGGGTAGGCGGCTGA
- a CDS encoding ABC transporter ATP-binding protein → MSAPAASSAPALRVLGTYLLPMWPRVLLLAALLIGSVLLTLTLPQLIARFVDTATAALGKNGVGLGALPSLTRLSLSYIGVALVVQLLSAGATYLGAIIGWSATNRLRSDLLAHLLSLDMSYHKERTPGEMIERIDGDVTALSNFFSQFAVRVFGAALLLTGSVVMFFREEAWLGLGVLAFVALTLYGMNHVRRRGIEPTRHEREGSAKMFGFIEERLSGLDDVRSLGGGEYTLRKFLGVQRGYFQRLMTAGVERTAVWQFSMLMFTLGYVGVIGAAVGLYGSGAITIGTALLLYQYMSMVEEPIDQLTQQLQDVQKAGASLLRVGEILSLTSALPSGTQHLPAGALSLEFEDVSFAYEGEDDARVLSHLTFTLSAGRTLGLLGRTGSGKSTLTRLVSRLYDPTSGRVKLGGVSTVDADLTSLRSRIAVVTQDVQLFQASVRDNLTFFDAHIPDERVREALAEVGLLGWAESLPEGLSTRLPAGSLSAGEAQLLAFARVMLQDPGVILLDEPSSRLDPATEARLTAAMQRLLTSRSAVVIAHRLDTVARADDILVLGAGKVLEFGAREQLARDPNSQYAKLLAAAQYSELDDLPDDLAAEIREVLA, encoded by the coding sequence ATGTCTGCGCCCGCTGCTTCTTCCGCTCCAGCCCTCAGAGTGCTGGGAACTTATCTGCTGCCGATGTGGCCGCGTGTACTGCTGCTGGCCGCCCTGCTGATCGGCAGCGTGCTGCTGACCCTGACTTTGCCGCAACTGATCGCCCGTTTTGTCGATACGGCGACGGCGGCGCTCGGCAAAAACGGAGTGGGCCTGGGCGCTTTACCCAGCCTGACCCGCCTGAGCCTGAGCTATATCGGCGTGGCCCTGGTGGTGCAGCTGCTCTCGGCGGGCGCAACTTATCTGGGAGCCATCATCGGTTGGAGCGCCACCAACCGCCTGCGCAGCGACTTACTGGCCCACCTGCTCTCGCTGGACATGAGCTACCACAAAGAGCGCACCCCCGGCGAAATGATCGAGCGCATCGACGGCGACGTCACAGCGCTCAGCAACTTTTTTTCGCAGTTCGCGGTGCGGGTTTTCGGGGCGGCTTTGCTGCTGACCGGCAGTGTAGTGATGTTTTTCAGAGAAGAAGCCTGGCTGGGCCTCGGCGTGCTGGCTTTCGTGGCGCTGACGCTCTACGGCATGAACCACGTGCGGCGGCGCGGCATCGAACCCACCCGCCACGAGCGCGAGGGCAGCGCCAAAATGTTCGGTTTTATTGAAGAGCGCTTGTCGGGCTTAGACGACGTGCGCTCACTCGGCGGCGGCGAGTACACCCTCCGCAAGTTTTTGGGCGTGCAGCGCGGCTATTTTCAGCGGCTGATGACGGCGGGCGTCGAGCGGACAGCGGTCTGGCAATTCAGCATGCTGATGTTTACCCTCGGCTACGTCGGCGTCATCGGCGCGGCGGTGGGCCTGTACGGCTCGGGCGCGATCACCATCGGCACGGCGCTGCTGCTCTACCAGTACATGAGCATGGTCGAAGAGCCGATTGACCAGCTTACCCAGCAGCTTCAAGACGTGCAAAAAGCCGGGGCCAGCTTGCTTAGGGTCGGTGAAATCCTGAGCCTGACGTCCGCGTTGCCGTCCGGCACACAGCACTTGCCCGCCGGAGCACTGTCCCTGGAATTCGAGGACGTGTCGTTTGCTTACGAAGGCGAGGACGACGCCCGCGTGCTGAGCCACCTCACCTTCACGCTCAGCGCGGGCCGCACCCTGGGCTTACTCGGACGTACCGGCAGCGGCAAATCCACCCTGACCCGCTTGGTGTCGCGCCTCTACGATCCGACTTCCGGCCGCGTCAAGCTGGGCGGCGTGTCGACTGTGGACGCCGATCTGACCTCGCTGAGAAGCCGAATCGCGGTGGTGACTCAAGACGTGCAACTCTTTCAAGCTTCGGTGCGTGACAACCTGACTTTTTTCGACGCCCACATCCCCGACGAGCGGGTGCGGGAAGCGCTGGCCGAAGTCGGCTTACTGGGCTGGGCTGAGAGCTTGCCCGAGGGCCTGAGTACCCGTTTGCCAGCCGGCAGCTTGTCGGCGGGCGAAGCGCAACTGCTGGCCTTTGCCCGCGTGATGCTGCAAGACCCCGGCGTGATTTTGCTCGACGAACCCAGCAGCCGCCTCGATCCGGCCACCGAGGCCCGCTTGACGGCGGCCATGCAGCGCCTCCTGACCAGCCGCAGCGCCGTCGTGATTGCCCACCGCCTCGACACGGTGGCCCGCGCCGACGACATTTTGGTGCTGGGCGCGGGAAAAGTGCTGGAATTTGGCGCACGTGAGCAACTGGCCCGCGACCCCAACAGCCAGTACGCCAAGCTGCTGGCCGCCGCCCAGTACAGCGAACTCGACGACTTGCCCGACGATTTGGCTGCCGAAATCCGTGAGGTGCTGGCATGA